One part of the Spiribacter salinus M19-40 genome encodes these proteins:
- the ligA gene encoding NAD-dependent DNA ligase LigA: protein MSEQASDLAQRVASLRREIEYHNHRYYVLDDPAVSDSEYDRLLQTLEALEAEHPELQTPYSPTQRVGAEPLSAFGESAHDEPMLSLANAFEPADVEEFAQRLRQSLNVDEVTFAGEPKLDGLSINLRYENGHLACAATRGDGEVGEDITVNARTIRSIPLILLTDAPPSRIEIRGEVVIRRRDFEQLNAERLERGERAFANPRNAAAGSLRQLDPRITAKRPLTLFVFGIGASSEAIADTHLGVLEQLADWGFRVNERVERLTGAAGLLDYHARLIAERDALDYEIDGAVYKVNDRATWRALGATARAPRWALAHKLPAREATTVVEQIIPSVGRTGVITPVAALEPVEVGGVTVTRATLHNLDEVQRKDVREGDTVMVRRAGDVIPEVVNAVTAKRPAGAESWSMPSHCPICGSDVVRIDDEAAHRCMGGLYCPAQRMGALMHFVSRRAMDIDGLGEKLIQQLVDTERVHTVVDLYHLRQTDLLGLERMGQKSADNLVAAIDASRQTTLARFLYALGISQVGEVTARTLAQHFGRLEHLMAADEDALLAVPDVGPVVAQSISQFFTQPHNREVIEGLLDAGVTWAEETPSTVGADDQRLAGRTFVLTGALAAYTRDEARAAIESRGGKVTSSVSGQTDYLVAGDDPGSKRDRAEALGVTILDETAFRALLD, encoded by the coding sequence GTGAGTGAGCAAGCGAGCGACCTGGCTCAGCGGGTGGCGTCACTGCGTCGCGAGATCGAATACCACAATCATCGTTATTACGTGCTCGATGACCCAGCGGTCTCGGATAGTGAATACGATCGGTTGCTGCAAACGCTTGAGGCGCTTGAGGCCGAGCACCCCGAGTTACAAACCCCCTATTCCCCCACCCAGCGCGTTGGTGCCGAGCCGTTGTCAGCGTTTGGTGAGTCGGCTCATGATGAGCCCATGCTCTCGCTGGCGAATGCATTCGAGCCGGCTGATGTCGAGGAATTCGCCCAACGGCTTCGCCAGTCCCTCAATGTGGATGAAGTGACCTTTGCCGGAGAGCCCAAACTCGACGGGCTCTCGATCAATTTGCGTTATGAAAACGGGCATTTGGCGTGTGCGGCCACACGCGGCGATGGTGAGGTTGGCGAGGACATTACGGTGAATGCGCGGACGATTCGCAGCATCCCGTTGATTCTGCTAACGGACGCCCCACCGTCCCGAATCGAAATTCGTGGCGAGGTCGTCATCCGCCGGCGCGATTTTGAGCAGTTGAATGCCGAGCGCCTTGAGCGGGGCGAGCGCGCCTTCGCCAACCCTCGGAATGCGGCGGCAGGCAGCCTCCGCCAGCTTGATCCGCGAATCACGGCGAAGCGGCCACTGACATTATTTGTCTTTGGTATCGGCGCGAGTAGTGAGGCGATCGCCGATACGCATCTTGGGGTGCTTGAGCAGCTGGCGGACTGGGGTTTCCGGGTAAACGAGCGTGTTGAGCGCCTGACCGGTGCGGCGGGTTTGCTGGATTATCATGCGCGTTTGATCGCAGAGCGGGATGCGCTCGACTATGAAATCGATGGCGCCGTCTACAAGGTTAACGACCGGGCCACGTGGCGCGCGCTCGGTGCAACGGCCCGGGCCCCGCGCTGGGCCCTGGCCCACAAGCTGCCGGCCCGGGAAGCCACCACGGTGGTGGAACAGATTATCCCCTCGGTTGGGCGCACCGGCGTAATCACCCCCGTCGCCGCGCTGGAACCGGTTGAGGTGGGTGGCGTAACGGTCACCCGCGCGACGTTGCACAATCTCGATGAAGTGCAGCGTAAGGATGTTCGGGAAGGCGATACCGTGATGGTCCGGCGGGCCGGTGACGTGATCCCCGAGGTCGTGAATGCGGTCACGGCGAAACGCCCCGCGGGCGCCGAATCCTGGTCCATGCCCAGTCACTGCCCGATCTGTGGGTCTGACGTTGTCCGCATTGATGATGAGGCCGCGCATCGCTGCATGGGCGGGCTCTACTGCCCTGCGCAGCGCATGGGCGCGCTCATGCATTTTGTGTCCCGCCGTGCCATGGACATCGACGGCCTTGGCGAGAAGCTGATCCAGCAGCTCGTCGACACCGAGCGGGTCCATACGGTGGTCGACCTTTACCACCTCCGTCAGACCGACCTGTTGGGCCTTGAGCGCATGGGTCAGAAATCGGCGGATAACCTGGTGGCCGCGATCGACGCCTCCCGGCAGACCACGCTAGCGCGTTTCCTCTATGCACTCGGAATCAGTCAAGTTGGCGAGGTGACAGCGCGCACGCTGGCACAACACTTCGGCCGGCTCGAGCACCTGATGGCCGCGGATGAAGACGCACTGCTGGCTGTGCCGGATGTCGGTCCGGTGGTTGCGCAGTCGATCAGCCAGTTTTTCACACAACCCCATAATCGTGAGGTGATTGAGGGACTGCTCGATGCGGGTGTGACCTGGGCTGAGGAGACGCCGAGCACCGTTGGCGCTGATGACCAGCGCCTGGCTGGCAGGACGTTTGTACTCACGGGTGCCCTTGCCGCCTATACCCGGGATGAGGCGCGCGCGGCCATTGAGTCACGGGGCGGCAAGGTGACCAGCAGCGTATCAGGCCAAACCGATTACCTGGTCGCCGGAGACGACCCGGGCTCCAAGCGAGACCGGGCCGAGGCGCTGGGTGTCACGATTCTGGATGAGACGGCTTTTCGGGCACTGCTCGACTGA
- a CDS encoding peptidylprolyl isomerase produces the protein MMKQTVQPRLTRLLTILALLAVAGTPLAQDQGDVVAEINGEPINELELNQLVGQQTGGETDLPAVQRRQFLEEIINLVLLAQAGEEAGLELNPELQAQITNNRRRALAQSFVRENTTGDPIDEDTLRARYEDQYGGEAPREYRARHILVGEREQAQGLIDRLNDGEAFEALAEQHSQDGSSDNGGDLGWFTPGDMVEPFSEAVTGLSEGELTQTPVQTGFGWHVIRLDETREGEAPAFEDVADELRMGLINRRIQDRINALRESADIDYEANWAEPTD, from the coding sequence ATGATGAAACAGACTGTACAACCCCGACTGACCCGCCTCCTGACAATCCTCGCCCTGCTTGCGGTGGCAGGCACACCGCTGGCCCAGGATCAGGGCGATGTCGTTGCCGAAATCAACGGCGAACCCATCAATGAACTGGAACTCAACCAGCTGGTCGGTCAGCAAACCGGTGGGGAAACCGATCTGCCGGCCGTGCAGCGGCGTCAGTTCCTTGAGGAGATCATTAACCTGGTGCTCCTCGCCCAGGCCGGGGAGGAGGCGGGGCTTGAGCTCAACCCGGAGCTCCAGGCGCAAATCACCAACAACCGCCGTCGCGCACTAGCGCAGTCGTTTGTTCGGGAGAACACCACGGGTGACCCGATTGATGAAGACACGCTGCGCGCGCGCTATGAAGACCAATATGGCGGCGAAGCCCCGCGCGAGTATCGGGCTCGGCATATCCTGGTTGGGGAGCGCGAGCAGGCCCAGGGGCTGATCGACCGGCTCAACGACGGTGAGGCCTTCGAGGCGCTTGCCGAGCAGCATTCCCAGGACGGCAGCTCAGACAACGGGGGTGACCTCGGCTGGTTTACCCCTGGCGACATGGTGGAGCCTTTCTCGGAGGCCGTCACGGGGCTCTCGGAAGGAGAGCTGACCCAGACCCCTGTCCAGACCGGATTTGGCTGGCATGTCATTCGTCTGGATGAGACTCGCGAAGGTGAGGCACCCGCCTTCGAAGACGTGGCCGATGAGCTTCGTATGGGCCTGATTAACCGCCGTATCCAGGACCGGATCAATGCGCTTCGCGAGTCCGCGGACATTGACTACGAGGCGAACTGGGCAGAGCCAACAGACTAA
- a CDS encoding BolA family protein gives MTANLRSERPAMIRERLEQGLSIESLSVRDDSHLHTGHAGAQAGGGHFHVRIVSDDFANHSQVARHRLVYQAMGDAMRNDCIHALSIEALTPDEDASGDLTPE, from the coding sequence ATGACGGCCAACCTGCGTAGTGAACGGCCTGCCATGATCCGAGAGCGCCTCGAGCAAGGGCTGAGCATTGAATCGCTGTCCGTGCGAGACGACAGTCACTTGCATACCGGCCACGCCGGGGCGCAAGCCGGAGGCGGCCACTTTCACGTACGCATCGTGAGCGATGATTTCGCCAACCACAGTCAGGTCGCCCGGCACCGCCTGGTCTATCAAGCCATGGGTGATGCCATGCGCAATGACTGCATTCACGCCCTGAGCATCGAGGCATTGACGCCGGATGAAGATGCCAGCGGTGATCTGACACCTGAGTGA
- a CDS encoding YciI family protein codes for MYYAIISEDVEDSLGRRTEARPAHLARLETLRDEGRLLLAGPHPAIDAEDPGPAGFSGSLVIAEFESLEAARTWADADPYVSAGVYASVKVKPFRRVLP; via the coding sequence ATGTACTACGCCATCATCAGCGAGGATGTCGAGGACAGCCTGGGCCGTCGGACAGAGGCCCGTCCAGCCCACCTCGCCCGCCTGGAGACATTGCGCGATGAGGGCAGACTGCTGCTCGCGGGACCGCACCCGGCGATTGATGCTGAAGACCCCGGCCCGGCCGGATTTTCTGGCAGCCTTGTCATTGCCGAATTCGAGTCTCTCGAGGCGGCCCGAACCTGGGCTGATGCGGATCCGTACGTCAGCGCCGGCGTATACGCCTCAGTCAAGGTCAAGCCATTTCGACGGGTGCTGCCATGA
- a CDS encoding L-threonylcarbamoyladenylate synthase, whose amino-acid sequence MSQYFEIHPDTPQPRLIRRAVEILRSGGVIVYPSGTTYALGCAMGEKAAIDRIRALRRLGERHHFTLACRDLSDIGSYTRLDNTAFRLLKAHTPGPYTFVLRATAEVPKRLQHDRRRTIGIRVPHHPVAQALLAELGEPLTTSTLLLPDEDEPMTDPVDIRDRIGGQVDLIVDAGAGGLEPSTVIDLSGEAPAVIRHGAGDAHVFEL is encoded by the coding sequence ATGAGCCAGTATTTCGAGATCCATCCCGATACCCCGCAGCCGCGACTGATCCGCCGAGCCGTTGAGATCCTCCGCAGCGGCGGGGTGATCGTTTATCCCAGCGGTACAACCTATGCGCTCGGTTGTGCGATGGGTGAAAAAGCCGCGATCGACCGTATTCGTGCGCTGCGTCGGCTGGGTGAACGACATCATTTTACACTGGCCTGTCGCGATCTCTCGGACATTGGCAGCTATACCCGCCTTGATAACACGGCCTTTCGGCTATTGAAGGCGCATACCCCAGGGCCATACACCTTTGTGCTGCGCGCCACGGCTGAGGTTCCGAAGCGATTGCAACACGACCGCCGTCGAACCATCGGTATTCGTGTGCCGCACCACCCTGTCGCCCAGGCCCTGTTGGCGGAGCTCGGTGAGCCGCTAACCACCAGTACTCTACTGTTGCCGGATGAGGACGAGCCGATGACGGATCCGGTGGACATCCGGGATCGCATTGGCGGACAGGTCGATCTGATCGTGGATGCCGGTGCGGGCGGCCTTGAGCCGAGTACGGTCATTGATCTGAGTGGTGAAGCACCCGCGGTGATTCGTCATGGAGCGGGTGACGCCCACGTGTTCGAGCTCTGA